The Streptomyces cathayae DNA segment GGGAGCCAGCGCACCGCTCCCGCCGCGGGATCGAACCAGCGGCTCAGATGCGGGGCGAGGAAACCCACCCAGGCGACGGGCCCGCACACGGCCGTCACCGGAGCGATCAGCACCACGGCGACGGCCAGCGCTGCCAGCCGGGCGCGCTGAGCTCTCACACCGAGTGCCTCCGCGTCCTCGTCGCCCAGCCGCAGCACGGACAGCACCGGCGCGCACAGCACGAGTGCGGGCACCGCGACGAGCAGCCACGGCCACAGGCCCGTCACGTCGTCCCACGTCCGGGCGGAGAGGGAGCCGAGCAGGTAGCGGTAGATCAGCTGGAGGTCCAACTGGTCGGCCATGACCATCAGCACGAGCAGCGCGGCCTGCAACGCGGCCGCCACCGCCGCACCGGTCAGCAGCACGGCGGACGGACTGCGGCCGATCCCGGCGACGAGCAACGTGAGCCCGCCACCCAGGGCTGCCCCGCCGATGGCCAGCAGAGGCTGGACGGCGGCGGGCAGCGAGAAGGCCAGCACCAGCGGTGCGGCCACCCCCAGCGCGGCCCCGGACGACACACCCAGCATCTCCGGCACCGCCAGCGGATTGCGCAGCGCCTCCTGGAGCACCAGCCCGGCCGCCCCCAGGCAGGCTCCGGCGACCAACGCCAGCAGCAGCCGGGGCACGCGGAGTTCACTCACGACGATCCCGGCGAGGGTGGTGTCCCCCTCCAGCACAGCGGCGACCAGCCGGTACGGGGGGACGTAGGGGGTACCGAGGCTGAGCGCGCAGACCGAGAAGACAGCCAGCAACACGACCACCAGAAGCGGTTGCCACCTCCGCGCACCGCGCAACGGCCGCTCTCCGCCCGCCGCGGGGCGATCGGCTACGGCGGGCACCGGAAGGGACGTCCTCACCGCAGCGCGGCCGTGGCCTCGTCGAGCACGATGCCCAGCGAACGGGTGCCGCGCCCCTTGGCCCACACCTCTGAGTTCACCTCGTGGACGTCACCGTTCTTCACTGCGGGAATCTTGCCCCAGAGCGGGTTTCCGGCAAGCTTCTCGGACAGTTCGCCCTCCGCGTCGCCGAAGCTCAGCGTCTCGACGAACAGCACGTCGACGTCCTTGGCGAGGATCTCTTCGAGACTGTAACTGCCCTCCACACCGCGGGACTCCCACGGGTAGTCGGCGATCTTGGGGAACAGGCTGGCGGCCACGTCACCTTCGGGCGTCGCGACGCCGAAGTTCTCGTCACTGCCGTAGATGATGAGCGCGGTCTTGTCGCTCGGGGTCTTCTCGGCGGCGGCGAGCTTCGTCCGGAAGATCCTCTCCGCCTTCTCCCCCTGGGCGGTGCGGCCGGTGAGCGCGGCGGTGTCGCGCAGGTAGCCCACGCTGTCCTGCCACGTCTCGGGCTGCATGGCCCAGAACGTGGTCGCTCCCTTCAGCGCCGGGGCGAGCTTGCCGTGGGTGTCCCCGAGGCCGATCACGAGATCGGGCTTGTGGGAGAGGATCGCCTCCACCTCCGGGGCGATGAAGCCGCCGGGGATGATGTCCACCTCCTTGGCCTTCCCCTCCCCCAGGAAGTCCGGGTGGGTGAGCACCGCGCTGTTGGTGGCCGTCGGGACGATGCCCAGTTCGGTCAGGATGTCGTCGCACAGTGCGAACAGGCAGACGATCCGCTCGGGCTCCTTCTGCAAGGAGATCCTGACGCCGTTGGTGTCGGTCAACTCCGTCGACGCCTTGATGGGTTCGACGGTCACCTCCGTCTTCGCCGCGGGCTTGGCCTTGTCGTTCGCGGACTCTTCGGAGGACGAGCCGCAGCCGACCAGGAGCGAACCCACCGCCGCTGCGGTGAGCCAACTGCGAACGAATCTCGACGGTGAGCGCAGCATCGATGCCCTCGCTTCTTTTTCAGGTACCGGGAACGCACTGAAGATACATGATAATCGTTTTCACTAGATCGGTTTCTGGAGGACTCATGCCCGCTGCCACACCCGCCCTGCTCGTCTCCGACCATGTGGCCGGAGCCGTACACCTGCTGACCGTGCCCGACGGTGCCGTAGCAGGACGCCTCACCGGCCGTCACCTTTCGGAGC contains these protein-coding regions:
- a CDS encoding FecCD family ABC transporter permease, whose translation is MVVLLAVFSVCALSLGTPYVPPYRLVAAVLEGDTTLAGIVVSELRVPRLLLALVAGACLGAAGLVLQEALRNPLAVPEMLGVSSGAALGVAAPLVLAFSLPAAVQPLLAIGGAALGGGLTLLVAGIGRSPSAVLLTGAAVAAALQAALLVLMVMADQLDLQLIYRYLLGSLSARTWDDVTGLWPWLLVAVPALVLCAPVLSVLRLGDEDAEALGVRAQRARLAALAVAVVLIAPVTAVCGPVAWVGFLAPHLSRWFDPAAGAVRWLPWSAAWGAVVVVVADVPARLVLAPVETPAGAWTALLGVPAGVALMRSGGRRRAAAWRTPAASAGVREQLSGPRRTASGVADEVPPAGAPHHAHRGEPGPGGPTSPPLGTIRTEDVR
- a CDS encoding ABC transporter substrate-binding protein, whose translation is MLRSPSRFVRSWLTAAAVGSLLVGCGSSSEESANDKAKPAAKTEVTVEPIKASTELTDTNGVRISLQKEPERIVCLFALCDDILTELGIVPTATNSAVLTHPDFLGEGKAKEVDIIPGGFIAPEVEAILSHKPDLVIGLGDTHGKLAPALKGATTFWAMQPETWQDSVGYLRDTAALTGRTAQGEKAERIFRTKLAAAEKTPSDKTALIIYGSDENFGVATPEGDVAASLFPKIADYPWESRGVEGSYSLEEILAKDVDVLFVETLSFGDAEGELSEKLAGNPLWGKIPAVKNGDVHEVNSEVWAKGRGTRSLGIVLDEATAALR